Genomic window (Dyadobacter fanqingshengii):
GTCCCCCATATGTCCGTAAACGCCTGATGAACTTTTGGAAACTGGCGGTTATCCCACAAATACTGATGGTTGTAAATTTCAACCATTCCCGTGTTTGTTAACTCCTTCATTTTCATCTCCGCACGCGCAGGTGCATACCAGGTTTCGGGATCATTCGGATCTTTTTCTTCGAATTCCCAAAGAAAATCCGCCAGCTTCTTGACCTGCTCTTTCGGCACTGCATCCTTAATTACGATGTAGCCATTTGTGATCCAAAAATCCCAATCCTCCTCCGTCATCAACCCCAGCGGCCTCCCATTACTTCTGTCATTCAGTTTCACATTGCTTGATTTCGCAGTCGATGGATTTCCCGGAATGTCGGTATGCGCATTGCCCGGCACCATTGTCGCAGCCATTGTTTGTTGTTCCATGCTATAATATTATTACGTGAATTTATATAACAAAGCTATCATCCAAAGAGCCGCTACGCCACCTTTCCAGTAACCAAAATTTGCTCTCCATTGATATTAATGTCTGGAACTTTATGTATTTTAGTCAATAGCAACACATAAATATGGACTTGAAACTATGAAGATCATTCGGGAAGAAATTACTCCAAGCGAGGGAAGCTCATTTAAAGTGCTGCTGACTCCCGGACTGAATGACACGTTCTTATGGCATTTACATCCTGAGTATGAGATCGTTTATGTGGAAGGAACCAGCGGCACGCGCCATGTGGGCGACCATACGTCGGTTTATGAAGGAAGTGATTTGGTTTTTATTGGTCCAAATATCCCGCACCTCAATTTCGATTATGGCGTTCGAACTGATTGTGAGCAGGTTATTATTCAGATGAAAGAAAATTTTTTAGGCAAAGATTTCTTGAATATCCCTGAATTCGCCCCAATCAAAACCCTTTTTGAAAAGTCTCATTACGGACTATCATTTTCCGGCCAAACAAAGAAAGCCATTGGCACACAGTTGAAGCAACTCCCTGATCTTGATCATTTTGACCAACTTATATTATTGTTGCAAATCCTCAGAACATTGGCTGCTTCCGAGGAAGTCATTACGCTGAATGCATTGCCTGCGGGTAATAAATCCTTGCAAAAGGAGCAGCACCGCATGGATTCGATCTACAAATATGTGGAATTGCATTACGACCAAAGTCCGGACGTGAATGTCATTGCAGAGCACGTTAACCTTACCACGGCCGCATTTTGCAGGTTTTTTCGAAAAAATGCCAAGATGACTTTTACTGACTTCGTGAATATATATCGTATAAATCAAGCCAAAAATCTGCTATTGCAAAACAAAACTGTCTCGGAGACCTGTTTTGCCGTCGGTTTTGAAAGCCTCTCTTACTTTAATAAGCTTTTCAAGAAAATCGTGAGCGAAAATCCGTCTGACTTCAGGAAAAAATACCTAACCTAAATTTCTGAATAACGCGTCAAATTCGAACTTGCGCGCTTCAAAACAGGCTCTGTCAATACTTTATGAAAAATATTTCAGATATTTTTAGTGTCAAATATTTGATATTTAAAATAACATTATTATTTTTACATCAGGATTACACTTCATCAACATAAATTATGAAACGGGTTCACATCAACAACAACCATTGGAATACACTGGCCAGCATCCGGCACCACATGTATGAATATCTGTTGGTATTTTCATGTGATAAGGTTACAGAAGCTTTGCTACATAATGTCAAGCGGTATTTCGAAGAGAATTATGGCTGCGCATATGCAGCCAACCTGGTGCCTCACCTGACACTCTTCAAATGCACGATCCACGAAAACAAAGTGGATCGCATTATCCAGGGTTTCGAGAAGGTGGCCCGTCATGCATCCCCGTTATCCATTTCGCTTACCCAGTTTAAAAAGTACGAATACGGCACATTCTATGTCGACCTGGAAACCAGCGCATCGGATCAGGTTGTCGATTTGGCTAAAAGACTGAAAATGGAGGTGGGAAGTCACGTACGACAATGGGCGCCGGGAGAAAATCATTTCTGCGACGACCCGCATTTTACCATTGCCAGAAATATGAGCGCTCTGCAAACGGCCAAGGCTGCAATAGACTGGCTTTACCGCGAGTTTCTGGCCACTTTTCAAGCCAGCGAAATGATCCTGCTCAGGAGATCACTGATCACAGGCTCCAAGTACGAGCAAATTGCAACATTTCCCCTTCTTGGAATCCCTGGAGGCTGTTATACACAAGGTTCATTGTTTTGAAATGTTTGTTTCATGGCGCGCAGGGTGGCGCGTCATGAACAACATTCAATGTTGATGGTTCGAACAACGTCGATGGTTAAAACAATGTTGATGGTTCAAACAAAAATATAAAAGGGCGCGGCTCTGCAAAGAGTAAATGTTTAAATTGCGTAGAGGATGATGTGGTGATTCAGTATCACTCGTCGCCAAAACCTGAACCAGCTACCTTTATGAAAATAAATTTCCTTTTCAAATCATTCATCCTGGTCATTGCTACGTTTACAGCGAATGGGCAGTCTTTTAATAACTTCCCCGTTACGACGCAGAAGCCGCCGCTACACGCAAAACATTGGATCGGCATTACCGGCAAACCGATGGCCGCCACGGCAGGCGCGATGATATTCAGTAAAGGAGGAAATGCTATTGATGCATCTTGTGCCATGCTGGCTGCCACTTGTACCATGTGGGACGTATTGAGCTGGGGCGGTGAAACGCAGGCTTTAATCTATAACCCGAAGACGAAGAAGGTGATCGCAATTAATGCGAT
Coding sequences:
- a CDS encoding 2'-5' RNA ligase family protein; its protein translation is MKRVHINNNHWNTLASIRHHMYEYLLVFSCDKVTEALLHNVKRYFEENYGCAYAANLVPHLTLFKCTIHENKVDRIIQGFEKVARHASPLSISLTQFKKYEYGTFYVDLETSASDQVVDLAKRLKMEVGSHVRQWAPGENHFCDDPHFTIARNMSALQTAKAAIDWLYREFLATFQASEMILLRRSLITGSKYEQIATFPLLGIPGGCYTQGSLF
- a CDS encoding AraC family transcriptional regulator; amino-acid sequence: MKIIREEITPSEGSSFKVLLTPGLNDTFLWHLHPEYEIVYVEGTSGTRHVGDHTSVYEGSDLVFIGPNIPHLNFDYGVRTDCEQVIIQMKENFLGKDFLNIPEFAPIKTLFEKSHYGLSFSGQTKKAIGTQLKQLPDLDHFDQLILLLQILRTLAASEEVITLNALPAGNKSLQKEQHRMDSIYKYVELHYDQSPDVNVIAEHVNLTTAAFCRFFRKNAKMTFTDFVNIYRINQAKNLLLQNKTVSETCFAVGFESLSYFNKLFKKIVSENPSDFRKKYLT